In a single window of the Arthrobacter sp. StoSoilA2 genome:
- a CDS encoding DUF559 domain-containing protein has protein sequence MQNSLLNPSSPILRPFSLNEAKAAGINPAAIWRSSNILPVSRGLYRPSDWDFDLPAAARSLSSASPGAWISHTTAARLYGFVLPAWLSDSNELHLSKPRHLPSVRRKGIIGHTEKHFEGEIEQVQGIWMSTRARTWLDLARRLPLHDLVCVADQLIRIPRPEFEGRDAPFATAEELGSIVERHKNRQGVVRARQALDLMRVGADSAPETLLRMAMLDANLPEPQLQVMLRANDPFSPSADLGFKARRLAIQYDGGHHLEEEQMHSDRHRDKAFRAAGWTVLVFGKEDQADNFGNAVRQIKRALRTAWMDPSVASGFARNAM, from the coding sequence ATGCAGAATTCGCTACTCAACCCGTCCAGCCCGATCTTGCGGCCTTTCAGCCTGAACGAAGCCAAAGCAGCGGGCATCAACCCCGCTGCCATTTGGCGCAGCAGCAACATTCTTCCCGTTAGCCGTGGCTTGTACCGGCCAAGCGATTGGGATTTCGACCTTCCGGCAGCCGCCCGTTCCCTTTCCTCAGCCAGCCCTGGCGCTTGGATCTCCCACACAACTGCCGCCAGGCTCTATGGTTTTGTCTTGCCAGCGTGGCTTTCGGATTCCAATGAACTGCATTTGAGCAAACCCCGACATCTGCCATCTGTTCGGCGCAAGGGCATCATCGGGCACACGGAAAAGCACTTCGAGGGAGAGATTGAGCAAGTCCAAGGGATTTGGATGAGCACTCGAGCCCGAACATGGCTGGATTTGGCGCGTCGTCTCCCCCTTCATGACCTCGTATGCGTGGCAGATCAGTTGATCCGCATTCCGCGGCCCGAGTTTGAGGGGCGCGATGCACCGTTTGCTACTGCTGAGGAGCTCGGGAGCATCGTCGAGCGACACAAAAACCGCCAAGGCGTAGTCCGTGCACGGCAAGCCCTGGACCTTATGCGCGTCGGGGCCGACTCGGCTCCAGAGACTTTGCTACGTATGGCCATGCTTGATGCCAATTTGCCGGAACCTCAGCTTCAGGTGATGCTGCGCGCGAACGACCCCTTCTCGCCCTCAGCGGACTTGGGTTTCAAGGCCCGTCGCCTCGCGATCCAGTACGACGGCGGCCATCACCTTGAGGAGGAGCAGATGCATAGCGATCGGCACAGGGATAAGGCCTTCAGAGCAGCCGGTTGGACTGTCCTTGTCTTTGGAAAAGAGGACCAGGCGGACAACTTCGGCAATGCCGTTCGGCAGATCAAGAGGGCCCTGCGGACTGCATGGATGGATCCATCCGTTGCGTCGGGGTTTGCCAGGAACGCGATGTGA
- a CDS encoding helix-turn-helix domain-containing protein: MSAETNFSNARFMTVAEVADVLRVSKMTVYRLVHSGEMPAVRFGRSFRVPEEAVAQYLKGAVVDGQSETA, translated from the coding sequence ATGTCCGCGGAGACTAACTTCTCGAATGCGCGTTTCATGACTGTGGCTGAAGTAGCCGACGTCCTGCGTGTTTCCAAAATGACTGTGTATCGCCTGGTCCACTCAGGGGAAATGCCTGCCGTCAGGTTTGGCCGCTCCTTCCGGGTGCCTGAAGAAGCCGTGGCCCAGTACCTCAAGGGTGCTGTGGTCGACGGACAATCGGAGACCGCCTGA
- a CDS encoding AURKAIP1/COX24 domain-containing protein: MGSVIKKRRKRMAKKKHRKLLRKTRHQRRNKK; the protein is encoded by the coding sequence GTGGGTTCAGTTATTAAGAAGCGCCGCAAGCGTATGGCCAAGAAGAAGCACCGCAAGCTGCTTCGCAAGACTCGCCACCAGCGCCGCAATAAGAAGTAG
- a CDS encoding HAD-IB family hydrolase gives MPDEKNAAVVADAKVPQHTGEAAFFDVDNTLMKGASLFHVARKMYERKAFTLSQAAGFAWKQFKFVMRGENMDDVHAVRDSALTLAAGITVEDIKALGEEVYDEMIESRIWPGTKALAEQHLRVGRRVWLVTATPIEVATVISTRLGLTGALGTVGEVHDGMYTGKLVGDILHGPAKAIAVQLIADQEGLDLEHCWAYSDSANDIPLLTMVGHPVVINPDSKLRRHARDNNWPVYDFRSGRRAATLGLKAATVGGAIYGLWRGFSKFRGPR, from the coding sequence ATGCCCGACGAGAAGAACGCCGCCGTGGTCGCCGACGCCAAGGTGCCACAGCACACCGGCGAAGCCGCTTTCTTCGACGTCGACAACACCTTGATGAAGGGCGCGAGCCTCTTCCACGTGGCCCGCAAGATGTACGAACGCAAGGCATTCACCCTGTCCCAGGCGGCTGGCTTCGCGTGGAAGCAGTTCAAATTTGTCATGCGTGGCGAGAATATGGACGACGTCCATGCGGTGCGCGACTCGGCCCTGACTCTGGCTGCCGGGATAACCGTGGAGGACATCAAAGCCCTCGGCGAAGAAGTCTATGACGAAATGATCGAGTCACGGATCTGGCCCGGAACCAAGGCACTCGCGGAGCAGCACCTTCGTGTAGGCCGACGGGTGTGGTTAGTGACGGCCACCCCCATTGAGGTTGCCACAGTCATCTCCACAAGGCTCGGACTGACGGGCGCGCTGGGGACCGTGGGCGAGGTCCATGACGGAATGTATACCGGCAAGCTTGTGGGTGACATCCTGCACGGGCCGGCCAAGGCCATCGCCGTCCAACTCATAGCTGATCAAGAAGGCTTGGACTTGGAACACTGCTGGGCTTACAGCGACTCTGCCAATGACATCCCGCTGCTGACTATGGTGGGTCACCCCGTGGTGATCAACCCCGACTCCAAGCTGCGCCGGCATGCCCGCGACAACAACTGGCCTGTATACGACTTCCGCTCCGGACGCCGTGCAGCAACCCTAGGACTTAAGGCCGCAACCGTCGGCGGAGCCATTTACGGATTGTGGCGTGGGTTCTCAAAGTTCCGTGGTCCCCGCTAG
- a CDS encoding 3-deoxy-7-phosphoheptulonate synthase has product MTSIAAESTETLDNEALPAAGKASQPATSNLRVARFEPLPAPQDLIAELPLDARSAAVVDRGRDEVRAIMDGVDDRLLVIVGPCSIHDPKAGLEYARRLVSQAEKHKEDLLIVMRTYFEKPRTTVGWKGLINDPHLDGSHDIAAGLRAARGFLKQVTALGLPTATEFLEPISPQYMADLVSWGAIGARTTESQIHRQLASGLSMPIGFKNGTDGDLQVAIDACGASAAEQAFLGIDDDGRAALVATSGNPDTHVILRGGRKGPNYSQEDVAAASAKLAAKGLNPRLIVDASHANSGKSHHRQAEVALEIGAQLETGSSSPVAGVMLESFLVGGAQNLDVAKQLAGEQELVYGQSVTDACMEWDVTASVLEQLAASARKRRLVPGE; this is encoded by the coding sequence GCACTCCCCGCTGCCGGGAAAGCTTCCCAGCCCGCCACCTCCAACTTGCGGGTAGCCCGCTTCGAGCCCCTTCCGGCCCCTCAGGACCTCATCGCCGAGCTGCCGCTGGACGCCCGCTCAGCTGCCGTCGTCGACCGTGGGCGGGATGAAGTCCGGGCCATCATGGACGGCGTGGACGACCGCCTGCTGGTCATCGTCGGGCCTTGCTCCATCCACGATCCCAAGGCCGGCCTGGAATACGCGCGTCGACTGGTCAGCCAGGCGGAGAAGCACAAGGAAGACCTGCTGATCGTCATGCGGACCTACTTCGAGAAGCCCCGCACCACAGTCGGTTGGAAGGGCCTCATCAACGATCCCCACCTGGACGGCAGCCACGATATTGCCGCCGGCCTGCGGGCAGCCCGCGGCTTCCTCAAGCAGGTCACCGCGCTTGGACTGCCCACCGCCACGGAATTCCTGGAACCTATCAGCCCCCAGTACATGGCGGACCTCGTCTCCTGGGGTGCCATCGGCGCCCGCACCACGGAAAGCCAGATCCACCGCCAGCTCGCCTCCGGGCTGTCCATGCCCATCGGCTTCAAGAACGGAACCGACGGCGACCTCCAGGTGGCCATTGATGCCTGTGGCGCCTCGGCGGCTGAGCAGGCTTTCCTCGGAATCGACGACGACGGCCGGGCGGCTCTCGTGGCCACGTCCGGCAACCCGGACACCCACGTGATCCTGCGCGGCGGCCGCAAGGGCCCCAACTACTCGCAGGAAGACGTTGCCGCTGCCTCCGCCAAGCTCGCCGCCAAGGGACTGAACCCACGCCTGATCGTGGACGCCAGCCACGCCAACAGCGGCAAGAGCCACCACCGCCAGGCCGAGGTTGCCTTGGAAATCGGTGCGCAGCTTGAAACCGGTTCTTCTTCTCCTGTTGCCGGCGTGATGCTGGAAAGCTTCCTGGTGGGCGGGGCGCAGAACCTCGACGTCGCCAAGCAGTTGGCTGGTGAGCAGGAACTGGTCTACGGCCAGAGCGTGACGGATGCTTGCATGGAATGGGACGTCACTGCTTCAGTGCTGGAGCAGCTCGCTGCGTCGGCCCGGAAGCGCCGGCTGGTTCCGGGGGAGTAG